A region from the Papaver somniferum cultivar HN1 unplaced genomic scaffold, ASM357369v1 unplaced-scaffold_125, whole genome shotgun sequence genome encodes:
- the LOC113331212 gene encoding SKP1-like protein 1, with protein sequence MSKMISLRSSDGDIFVIEETVAHQSLTIKHMIEDGCADDAIPLHNVTSKILEKVIEYCNKHGESTTAGGDSIISKADKEALEKWDKEFVKVDQAILSGLIKAANYLNIENLLDLTCITIADMIRGKTVEEIRKTFNIRNDFTPEEEEKVRLENQWTFN encoded by the coding sequence atgtcgAAGATGATATCATTAAGAAGTTCGGATGGCGATATTTTTGTAATAGAGGAAACCGTCGCACATCAATCACTGACCATTAAGCACATGATCGAAGATGGTTGCGCTGATGATGCAATCCCTTTGCATAACGTAACTAGCAAAATCTTGGAAAAGGTTATCGAATACTGCAACAAGCACGGCGAGAGCACTACTGCCGGCGGTGACTCAATTATTAGTAAGGCCGATAAGGAGGCTTTGGAAAAGTGGGACAAGGAGTTTGTGAAAGTTGATCAAGCAATACTTTCCGGTCTAATCAAGGCTGCAAATTATCTCAACATAGAGAACTTGCTGGACTTGACATGTATTACAATTGCAGACATGATAAGAGGTAAAACTGTAGAAGAGATTCGAAAGACGTTCAACATTAGGAACGACTTCACCcctgaggaagaagaaaaggttcgtctcgaaaatcaatgGACTTTCAATTAA